The window AGTAAAAATCGAAGCGACTTATCGACGAAATCGGTGATTCTGTCGGTAAATCCTATTATGAAATACTGACGAAATTAATGATTCTGTCGATGGTATTTGCTACGGAAGTTCATTTCCCGTCGGAAAATAATAACTACGGAAATTTATTCGTCGATGATTATCGACTCGACGAAATCTACAATTTTGTCGGTAAACTTTTTTCTAACTAATTAGCTCTTGACAAAAATTATTTCCCGTCGTAATTCTATCACTAAACGCCTACACTAATGGAATTACAATGGAATTATTCATCATTAATCTTATTTTGTTAGTGCAGGTTAGGTAACGTCGAACCTGGGGCGACCGACCTGACCTCACAAAAGTTTCTTATTTGGctaatggacttagagagctcagaatgacgCAAAATCATATCCTATATTTTATCTAGTTCTTCTAATTATATAAAtactctcaaatattaatttgacctactatattgattttttaaatataaatcagTTATTTTTTTAAGCGGTAAAATTAATGGATTTGATTGCTATCATTAtagagttcggatcctctgtccccaaatttctctgtccccgtgtccccttACTGATCGGACgaaccagattacatctcaaggatgccttgcacatcacgaggatactacACACATCTTAAGGATATCATGatgccttgagatgtaatctagtTCATTGGATCGACAGGAGATACTGGGACTAAGAGATTTAGGAGCAGAGGATCTGAAGTGATAATTATAACAATCACTTGGGAATAATAACAAGATAATCTGAACTGATAATTATAACAATCACTTGGGAATAAtaacaagataaaaataaaattggatatgtaatttaataattttaaaattaggatGTGtgctttaaatattttaaaagttttcctatctgcttaatttttttttatttgatgaaATAGTGTAGACATCCGTTACGAATGCACATGAGATCTTAATTGCTATTTTATTGGACAAACGCGAGTTCCCGCATTGATCATAAGGTGGGGGCCCTTCCGACTCCATTCATCCGTTATGAATTGGGACGCGTAACGGATGCCGATTAGGATTGAAAACAAAGTCAAATAATACGCTCAGGACTTGTCTCAACTAGCCGTTGCAGAGGTGGaggccaacggtcgaatcctttTTGTTTATAATAGGAAAAAAaggtctctctttttttttctcctgGGAATACAATTGTTAGAGCCCGAATGGATTCCAAGCAAACCCTAGGAACTATGGCGGACGAGAAGAGATTGAGTGCTTTGGTGGAAGAGGAGGAGTCCAAAATTGCCCTTCTTTCCGTCTTCAAGAAAGGTAGCATCCGAAAGTATATCTTCCTCAACCTCCCCCCTCCGCCGCCGCACATGGAGAAAGCCGGAGGCAACGCCAGCCCTCGCGATCGGTTACTCCGAGGAAGAAGGGAGGGAAATGAAAATGAAGATGAAGATAAAGACGGTCCGATCCTCTTTGGCCGGCACCCCAATTGCCATATCGTCTTGGATCACCCCAGCGTCAGCCGCATCCACCTCGCCGCCCGCCTTGTTCCTTCCAAGCAAAAGTTATCCGTCATTGATCTCTCATCCGGTGATTATTAAATGTCTAGTTTTTTGCCCCATTCTTCATGATGTAGTTATTCATTATTCGTCCATTGCTTTCTGTGTACAGTTCATGGAACGTGGATTTCGGGAACTAGGATCGCGCCGAACACTACTGTGGACATGGTGGATGGCGATTCACTGAGGTTTGGTGCTTCGACGAGGTTTTATAGGCTTCAGTGGCTCTCGGTGAGCCAGGCGATGGAAATGGAGAACCCGTTGGAACCTGTCCTTGAAGGCAAAGAAGAAACTTATCAGGCATTGATTCAAGTCCTTTGATCTCAATAAAAATGTCGTCTTTTGTGCAATTTTTGCTTGAAGTTTGATCTTTCAGGAGGATTGTGGAGAGTTACTTGCTGGAGGTTATGATTTGCTGTTGCCCAATGTAATCCCGTCTGCACCGCCTTTGCCGGAAGTTTCGAGTTCATCACCTTTGCCACCTGGAATAGCGCAGCGGAGCCCAGAGAGGAAGGTGACTGAAGTACAAAGATCAAATTTGCTTTCTTCTGCGCCAGAAGAAGTTTTGAATTCATCACTTCTTCCATCAATAACGGAAAACCAAAGCGCTTCAAAGGAGTTGGAAATTGAGAACTTAGGTTTCCCTTCTGTTGCGCCAATAGGAATGGAGCTGCGGAGCCCAGACGGGAAGGTGACGGAAGTACAGAGATCAAGCTTTCTTTCTGTTGTGCCAAAAGAAGAGCCTGCCCTTGAAGGCAAAAAAGAAACTTATCAGGTATTGATTCAAGTCCTTTGATCTCAATAAAAATGTCGTCTTTTGTGCAATCTTTGCTTGAAGTTTGATCTTTCAGGAGGATTGTGGAGAGTCACTCGCTGGAGACCATGCTTTGCTATTGTCCAATGTAATCCCTTCTGCACCGCCTTTGTCGGAAGTTTTGAGTTCATCACCTTTGCTACCGGGAATAGCGCAGCTGAGCCCAGAGAGGAAGGTGACTGGAGTACAAAGATCAAAATTTCTTTCTGCTGCGCCAAAAGAAGTTTTGAATTCGTCGCTTCTGCCATCAATAACTGAGCACCAAACCGCTTCAAAGGAGTTGGAAGTTGAGAACTTAGGTTTCCTTTTGGTTGCGCCAATGGAAACGGAGAAGCAGAGCCCTACGAGGAAGGAGACAGAAGCTGAGAGCTCAAGCTTCCTTTCTACTGCGCCAATTAAGAATTTGAACTCATCTATGCCACCAGAAAGGGAGAATCACAGTCCACAGAGGAAGGAGCTCCAAGTTGAGAACTCAAGCTTCCATTGTAATTCACCAATGATGGAATCTAATGGATCTCTGATGTCAACTGTAGCAGTGGACTCGATCAAAATTATGAATTCATCAACTCTGCCACAGGATATGCAGCATCCGAGCCCGGTTTGGAAGGAGTCAGAAATTGAGAGCTCAAGCTTCCATTCTGTTGCAACAATGGTAGATTCTATTGCATCTTTGATGTCAACTGTGGTAGTGAACTCGAGTAAAATTTTGAACTCATCACCTCTGTCACAGAAAATGGAGCATCATAGCCCAGCAAGGAAGGTGCCAGAAGTTGAAAActcaagcttccattctgctgcaCCAATGGTCGAATCTTTTGGATCTTTGATGTCAGCTGTGGTAGTTGCTTCCAACGAAATTTTCAACTCATCATCTCTGCCAGAAGAAATGAATCGTCAGGGCCCGCCAAGGAAGGAGTCTGCAGTCGAGAACTCAACCTTCGATTCTTCTTCACCAATGGCGGAATCTATTGGATCCTTTATGTCAACTATGGTAGTGGACTCTAGCGAAATTTTGAATCCATCACCTCAATCACAGGAAGCAAAGCATCAGAGGCCATTAAGGAGAGAGCCAGAAGTTGAGAGCACAAGCCCTCGTTCAGCTGCACCAATAGAGTACTCAAACCCTCAGGTTTTGTCTGTTACTAATCTGTCATCAGAGCCAGAGCATCTGACCCCAAAGAGGTCTGATAAGAGGAGAGCATCATCTAGCCTCTTATCGAGGAGGAGCAAGATGAAATCGCTTGGCTTCCTTAGCCTTGACACTGAAAGAGATAAGAAGAAAGTTCAACATGCAAAAACTGAGAGTGAAGGTGTTGATAAGGAAAACCACCATGTTTTTGAGCAAACCAAAAGAGAGGATAAACTCTGTAGAGTGCTATTTGACAATGAAGGAGAGAAGAAGCAAATCAGAGAAGAATTTTTTGATTCAGACAAGGAGAATGTCACCCCAATGTCATCGCGCCGCAAGATTATGAAGAGGAGCCCTCGAATTCTGCATCAATCCTTAGGCGTTGTAGAACAATCTAAGGTTGAGCAAAATGCTATTATCCCTTCAGCTAACAGCTTTAAGAGCCAGAAAACATTGAAAGCTAATATATCTGCAGCAAAATCTGATCAGCA is drawn from Zingiber officinale cultivar Zhangliang chromosome 1B, Zo_v1.1, whole genome shotgun sequence and contains these coding sequences:
- the LOC122053188 gene encoding FHA domain-containing protein PS1-like isoform X1 produces the protein MDSKQTLGTMADEKRLSALVEEEESKIALLSVFKKGSIRKYIFLNLPPPPPHMEKAGGNASPRDRLLRGRREGNENEDEDKDGPILFGRHPNCHIVLDHPSVSRIHLAARLVPSKQKLSVIDLSSVHGTWISGTRIAPNTTVDMVDGDSLRFGASTRFYRLQWLSVSQAMEMENPLEPVLEGKEETYQEDCGELLAGGYDLLLPNVIPSAPPLPEVSSSSPLPPGIAQRSPERKVTEVQRSNLLSSAPEEVLNSSLLPSITENQSASKELEIENLGFPSVAPIGMELRSPDGKVTEVQRSSFLSVVPKEEPALEGKKETYQEDCGESLAGDHALLLSNVIPSAPPLSEVLSSSPLLPGIAQLSPERKVTGVQRSKFLSAAPKEVLNSSLLPSITEHQTASKELEVENLGFLLVAPMETEKQSPTRKETEAESSSFLSTAPIKNLNSSMPPERENHSPQRKELQVENSSFHCNSPMMESNGSLMSTVAVDSIKIMNSSTLPQDMQHPSPVWKESEIESSSFHSVATMVDSIASLMSTVVVNSSKILNSSPLSQKMEHHSPARKVPEVENSSFHSAAPMVESFGSLMSAVVVASNEIFNSSSLPEEMNRQGPPRKESAVENSTFDSSSPMAESIGSFMSTMVVDSSEILNPSPQSQEAKHQRPLRREPEVESTSPRSAAPIEYSNPQVLSVTNLSSEPEHLTPKRSDKRRASSSLLSRRSKMKSLGFLSLDTERDKKKVQHAKTESEGVDKENHHVFEQTKREDKLCRVLFDNEGEKKQIREEFFDSDKENVTPMSSRRKIMKRSPRILHQSLGVVEQSKVEQNAIIPSANSFKSQKTLKANISAAKSDQQELIASSCWLEDIHIDKENSIMESCKGKKSRKTSSRTPLVVQDNEEAFPCNKENMTPEISVSLKSKELLLNNTCARIEKEIMKKRVERIPLQSLLNNTPSKPNDALHSMKPSKGNSVSIEDDLVTKCQLNNRSITQPMGGEVLHKTEERKIWHLVVDANCFLDEESTKSLRLLEGLKGTHLIIPQIVLRELDCLKRRESFFSKSTKMASKALQWIEKCMVNVSWWIHVQSSFETLPAAPTPPISPRSPLFTGPKSSFSSCGNLTDIVSPTAEDHILDSALFFKNRKRDGQFVILSNSITLKIKAMAEGLLSESPKDFRASLVNPFSKRFLWANSSPRGSTWSCSTDTALFNNHLHPEPLRKVGKAPADVKGLKLILLHNAQFAQTNSTFPFTGSE
- the LOC122053188 gene encoding FHA domain-containing protein PS1-like isoform X2; translated protein: MDSKQTLGTMADEKRLSALVEEEESKIALLSVFKKGSIRKYIFLNLPPPPPHMEKAGGNASPRDRLLRGRREGNENEDEDKDGPILFGRHPNCHIVLDHPSVSRIHLAARLVPSKQKLSVIDLSSVHGTWISGTRIAPNTTVDMVDGDSLRFGASTRFYRLQWLSVSQAMEMENPLEPVLEGKEETYQEDCGELLAGGYDLLLPNVIPSAPPLPEVSSSSPLPPGIAQRSPERKVTEVQRSNLLSSAPEEVLNSSLLPSITENQSASKELEIENLGFPSVAPIGMELRSPDGKVTEVQRSSFLSVVPKEEPALEGKKETYQEDCGESLAGDHALLLSNVIPSAPPLSEVLSSSPLLPGIAQLSPERKVTGVQRSKFLSAAPKEVLNSSLLPSITEHQTASKELEVENLGFLLVAPMETEKQSPTRKETEAESSSFLSTAPIKNLNSSMPPERENHSPQRKELQVENSSFHCNSPMMESNGSLMSTVAVDSIKIMNSSTLPQDMQHPSPVWKESEIESSSFHSVATMVDSIASLMSTVVVNSSKILNSSPLSQKMEHHSPARKVPEVENSSFHSAAPMVESFGSLMSAVVVASNEIFNSSSLPEEMNRQGPPRKESAVENSTFDSSSPMAESIGSFMSTMVVDSSEILNPSPQSQEAKHQRPLRREPEVESTSPRSAAPIEYSNPQVLSVTNLSSEPEHLTPKRSDKRRASSSLLSRRSKMKSLGFLSLDTERDKKKVQHAKTESEGVDKENHHVFEQTKREDKLCRVLFDNEGEKKQIREEFFDSDKENVTPMSSRRKIMKRSPRILHQSLGVVEQSKVEQNAIIPSANSFKSQKTLKANISAAKSDQQELIASSCWLEDIHIDKENSIMESCKGKKSRKTSSRTPLVVQDNEEAFPCNKENMTPEISVSLKSKELLLNNTCARIEKEIMKKRVERIPLQSLLNNTPSKPNDALHSMKPSKGNSVSIEDDLVTKCQLNNRSIPMGGEVLHKTEERKIWHLVVDANCFLDEESTKSLRLLEGLKGTHLIIPQIVLRELDCLKRRESFFSKSTKMASKALQWIEKCMVNVSWWIHVQSSFETLPAAPTPPISPRSPLFTGPKSSFSSCGNLTDIVSPTAEDHILDSALFFKNRKRDGQFVILSNSITLKIKAMAEGLLSESPKDFRASLVNPFSKRFLWANSSPRGSTWSCSTDTALFNNHLHPEPLRKVGKAPADVKGLKLILLHNAQFAQTNSTFPFTGSE
- the LOC122053188 gene encoding FHA domain-containing protein PS1-like isoform X3, whose amino-acid sequence is MDSKQTLGTMADEKRLSALVEEEESKIALLSVFKKGSIRKYIFLNLPPPPPHMEKAGGNASPRDRLLRGRREGNENEDEDKDGPILFGRHPNCHIVLDHPSVSRIHLAARLVPSKQKLSVIDLSSVHGTWISGTRIAPNTTVDMVDGDSLRFGASTRFYRLQWLSVSQAMEMENPLEPVLEGKEETYQEDCGELLAGGYDLLLPNVIPSAPPLPEVSSSSPLPPGIAQRSPERKVTEVQRSNLLSSAPEEVLNSSLLPSITENQSASKELEIENLGFPSVAPIGMELRSPDGKVTEVQRSSFLSVVPKEEPALEGKKETYQEDCGESLAGDHALLLSNVIPSAPPLSEVLSSSPLLPGIAQLSPERKVTGVQRSKFLSAAPKEVLNSSLLPSITEHQTASKELEVENLGFLLVAPMETEKQSPTRKETEAESSSFLSTAPIKNLNSSMPPERENHSPQRKELQVENSSFHCNSPMMESNGSLMSTVAVDSIKIMNSSTLPQDMQHPSPVWKESEIESSSFHSVATMKMEHHSPARKVPEVENSSFHSAAPMVESFGSLMSAVVVASNEIFNSSSLPEEMNRQGPPRKESAVENSTFDSSSPMAESIGSFMSTMVVDSSEILNPSPQSQEAKHQRPLRREPEVESTSPRSAAPIEYSNPQVLSVTNLSSEPEHLTPKRSDKRRASSSLLSRRSKMKSLGFLSLDTERDKKKVQHAKTESEGVDKENHHVFEQTKREDKLCRVLFDNEGEKKQIREEFFDSDKENVTPMSSRRKIMKRSPRILHQSLGVVEQSKVEQNAIIPSANSFKSQKTLKANISAAKSDQQELIASSCWLEDIHIDKENSIMESCKGKKSRKTSSRTPLVVQDNEEAFPCNKENMTPEISVSLKSKELLLNNTCARIEKEIMKKRVERIPLQSLLNNTPSKPNDALHSMKPSKGNSVSIEDDLVTKCQLNNRSITQPMGGEVLHKTEERKIWHLVVDANCFLDEESTKSLRLLEGLKGTHLIIPQIVLRELDCLKRRESFFSKSTKMASKALQWIEKCMVNVSWWIHVQSSFETLPAAPTPPISPRSPLFTGPKSSFSSCGNLTDIVSPTAEDHILDSALFFKNRKRDGQFVILSNSITLKIKAMAEGLLSESPKDFRASLVNPFSKRFLWANSSPRGSTWSCSTDTALFNNHLHPEPLRKVGKAPADVKGLKLILLHNAQFAQTNSTFPFTGSE